The proteins below come from a single Euleptes europaea isolate rEulEur1 chromosome 5, rEulEur1.hap1, whole genome shotgun sequence genomic window:
- the LOC130478401 gene encoding splicing factor YJU2-like, translating into MSERKVLNKYYPPDFDPSKIPKRKLPKDRQSGVRLMAPFQMRCRTCGEYISQGKKLNARKETVPKKVSLGLPIFRFDVRCPRCLADIPFQTDPGNTDSAVGQGATRSLQAEEEEERRQKEREDDPGKGLENRTKDSQLEVEVLEHLRELQERSQRQAQVDSQSLLRQCQEGEREVTAMLAQAQARRLREDSGADAASPRGPHSAPSLRGPRSQSPVGTTSEHFRPSAARGTCRSPKQGGNLWTEGLTDRHLVVSLAQLPSAFWKECGVICGVEPVGKRTLHRE; encoded by the exons ATGTCGGAGAGGAAAGTGTTAAACAAGTACTACCCTCCGGACTTCGATCCGTCGAAGATCCCCAAGCGGAAACTTCCCAAGGACCGGCAGTCTGGGGTTCGGCTGATGGCTCCCTTTCAGATGCGGTGTCGGACGTGTGGCGAATACATCTCCCAAGGCAAGAAGTTGAATGCCCGCAAGGAGACGGTCCCGAAGAAAGTCTCCCTGGGGCTCCCCATCTTCCGCTTTGACGTCCGGTGCCCGCGCTGCCTGGCAGATATCCCCTTCCAGACCGACCCCGGGAACACGGACTCCGCCGTGGGGCAGGGGGCCACCCGCAGCTTgcaagcggaggaggaggaggagcggaggCAGAAGGAGAGGGAAGACGACccagggaagggtttggagaacAGAACCAAGGACTCCCAGCTGGAGGTGGAGGTGCTGGAGCACCTGCGGGAGCTGCAGGAGCGGAGCCAGCGCCAGGCCCAGGtggactcccagtccctgctgcGGCAGTGCCAGGAGGGCGAGAGGGAGGTGACAGCGATGCTGGCACAAGCCCAAGCCAGGCGACTGCGGGAAGACTCTGGTGCCGACGCAGCCTCCCCTCGGGGCCCCCATTCTGCCCCATCCCTTCGTGGTCCACGGAGCCAGTCCCCGGTGGGGACGACGAGCGAGCATTTCAGGCCCTCTGCTGCGCGTGGCAC CTGCAGATCACCAAAGCAGGGAGGGAACCTTTGGACGGAGGGACTGACCGACCGACATCTCGTGGTGAGTTTGGCCCAGCTCCCGTCGGCGTTTTGGAAAGAGTGCGGAGTGATCTGCGGCGTGGAACCGGTGGGGAAACGGACTTTGCACCGTGAGTAA